In Papaver somniferum cultivar HN1 unplaced genomic scaffold, ASM357369v1 unplaced-scaffold_57, whole genome shotgun sequence, the DNA window ctcgaactcgatcatgtcgttATCCACGAACCtcaaactcgatcatgttgctgctccaagtgcacatcaaagTTTCCCGAACACTGGAATTTTTCCTTTCATGTTGTAGGGGATTTAAAggcgattccaacgagccaaaaatcactcaatttggacataaaacgaagaagttattggagAAACAAGATTTGAACGAAGCGCGCGTCCTGCTGCATACGTGGCAGTGCTGACCGTCCACAGTTTGCTGACGTGGCTTTGATGCTGGACATTTGGTGCTGACGTGGCAGTCTCCTATTGGGCCGTTCCAAAAACAAGTGTATTGATGACGTGGCGAAGGATGCTGACGTTGCGACATGATGATGATGTGCGCGCTGACGTGGCGAAGTTGACTGGACAGTTGTTGTTGATGTGGCACTGACGTGACGCTGACTGTACACTGATTAGTCAGCGCTTGAGAAGCAGTGGATCGCTAATGCATAAAAGGCTGGACAGATTCTATGGCTGTGGATCTGACGGATCTGGtgcagtgatgaagaagaaggtttgGCAACGCTTTCTGCGACCATTATGACTGTTACGCCTTCAGATGCTTTCTGCTACTGTTTCGCAACAGTTTATTCAACCTTGTAACAGTTTATTCAACTGTTTTGCAACAGTTCTTCAAGAAtcctaatttttttctttttttggctgatttttgcatggaatctCGTGCATGATTTCTTCCACACTTTTCTCAATGGTAAAAACACGATTGTTttcacgaatccccttagtcgacgccaatgtttgtacccaaaataaattataggcacaaaacacgattgatttgatgatgattagggttaaaagacgatcaaaaataaataaggagacaagaatttacgtggttcggcaagtgttgcctacatccacgaagAACAGAGAAAATAGTTTATTGATTATAGGATACAATAATTCTCCCTGGGTTAGCTAACCTATAATTCCCTTTTTCTTTAGGGTTTAGGgtacatgtatttatagtgtttatgTAATCCTAATTCTATTaaaacttgatatgcaagcaactCGGGCAACAAGGCATGTGGAAACTTCTAAAACCTTCTGTCACGGGTCGGCTAGActggcttgattacgggctctccgtgtataaaatacacggtacaaacacaTATGTTCTACTATTTTTGAAGAATAGCAGTTGAATTGGACGAGGTCAATTCCAGTTACAGTAGCGGATGCTGAGCAGGCTGAAGTTATGGGGGAACTGCAAGCAATCATCTAGGTTAAATATTTGAAGCTTTTTCGTGTACACTTGAAGAGTGATAGTAGGAATATTGTGGCTTCTATACAAGGTAATCAAGAAGATATCAGTTAGACAATCGATGAAATCATGACTGCAAGCATCTCATAGAAAGTGTAAAATAGTGGAAATATATCGTGACACCCAGGGAAGCTAATAGTATTGCATATTTCCTTCGTAAATAAGATTGTTCTTCTTTTActagtttatttattttcctcattGGTTACAATTCTGTATAGAGGGAGACATTGTTAACTCACTTGATCACTCATCAATAAATATTGGGCAATAAAATTTTCTCTATTCTTCTCCATCTCTCACATGTGATCTCCGACGACCAAAAAACTCTCTCCGGCAACCTTTGCTCAGATCTGCTCCTTTTTTAGTGGATCTGAGCAGTACCcaattttcttttagtttttagcAAGTTAACTCATAGATTAGCTAggtatttttcatgttttttaggTTTAGCTTTGGGGCTTATTCCCCCTTGTCGGACGACAAGTTATCTTTGTTTTTACGACGATTGTTTCTGTGCCTTTATTGACTTTCATGGTCGTTCTTGGTTAGGTTTCATGGTGTTCAAGATCATCGGCAATGAGCTCTAGCGGCCGGAATCTTCATCGGCATATTCGAGACTCAAAGAAAATCACTCCTACCTTAGAGTATCTCTTTCCAAAGtaaaaaaaatcatcataaaTGGTGGATTTATGATCTGAAAACCATTTCTCttctgattcaattggttcttacATACAtatttctagtttttttttccgGAATTCTTTCTCATCTCTTGTTAGAACTTTTGGTTTTGTTCTAGTTTTGTGTTATCGTGATTGTtgaaatcttttttctttttatcaattCGATGGATTGAAACTTCTTCGAAACCTTAACTTTGAATAATCAATGAAACGAGGAAGAGCTTTTTTTATCCGGATTTTtatcgaaaaaaataaaaataaataaaatatatggcATTAGAGACCCACCTAAAACAAAACCAATCAGGCTCCTTTTTCCCTCACCGTGGGCTCAGCCAACCCCCACTTCTTTCATATATCACGAATTTCATTTTCGTACTTTACTCTTTTCCTTTCTACAGACAAAAAGAAAAACCCTCCATTTTCCCATCCCTGTTTCTTAAACCCTAAAACAGATCCCACTCTATAAAGATTAAAGGGGTTTCATGGATTATTTCACTCTTTTCCTTTctacagaagaaaagaaaaaccctcCATTTTCCCATCCTGTTTCTTAAACCCTAAAACAGATCTCACTCTATAAAGATTAAAAGGGTTTCATGGATTATTTCAAGATTCTCCCTTTGGATATTACATTAGAAATATTATGAGTACCAACTGAATCCCTCCTGGAATGCAAATTAGTATGCAAGAAATCTTGTTTGTCATCATCAATCATTTCTCAATAACACCCATTCAGAGAAATACAACCTCCCATTTACTGGTATTGTTAGCTTGCATGGTTCGTGTCACCTCCTGAAGAACAAGGTATCTTTGTTGACGGAGCTCTTTATTGGCTGGACAATGAATCAAAAATGATCGTTACCTTTGATTTGACGGAGGAAAAGTTTTGTAGAAAACTTCCCCCACCTCTTTTGATTAACATCATAGGAGTTTTGGATGGATATTTGATGGAGGAAAAGCCTCAACCTCAAAAAGGCTTGTGGATTTTAAGGAAATGTTCCGACACATGTTCCCTCACAAGAACACCTTGGTTTGctgaaagaattaggggagaAGGTAATAAACTGGGGAGACAGAAAGTCATGATCAGCCTTTCAACCAGCTGTATGCGGATGCGAACCCAGGTACCTATACTTATAAACTGGTAATATTtgttgaatttcattttgaaattAGATTACTAGTAAGTAGTGACCTTTATGTGAACCTAAATATTTTTGACATTGTCTTAGTGAATGCAATACGTAGACTACTGTTATTCTGTCTTTATATCATTGATTTAACTTTATGAGGGTGTTTAAGTTTTCTTATTTTGGTTAAGCTAAATTGCTTTGGCAACTTTGGATTTTGTTAATGACTTGACTTATCTCAATGGGAGAATGTGGAGTATACATTAGTCACTTATTTCGTTTATGCATGGGAATCTAATGCAGAATCAATAAGTAAATATAGGCAAGTATAATTCAGGAAAGTGGGAGCTTACCAAATAGTACAAAGGAATATGTTTTCACCTTACCTCTTAGCACTATTTGATATACAGTCCTAACTGCAATGACACATGCTATGGTAGCTGTTatgtttttataaaaaaagatggtagatagaatggtaaattgTCCTAAAGTTTGTCGTCACTCATCAATAACATTTACAAGAGGAATAGAATCAACTAACAGAATTCTCTGTGATGACTGAAGTATTTCGTTTGTAGAATGTTAACAAAGGTACCTTACACATTATTCCTACAATTGTGTGAATTATTCAGTTACATCCCTAGTTACCTCATTAGTCACACTAGCTCAGTTGCGTTTGCTTTGTACTCCAAAAATACTAGCTTAGTTGATTTCATTAATCTCTCCAAATATTCATTGAATTAGTGATGTCATCTCCTTTCATAAATTTTGAAAACGAAGTTCAAGCTTGATCATAATTTTGGAACTGGCCCTGTCAGGCTGTCCCTAAAGGTTGAAAGCGAATGTAGTTTTTTAAAGTTTCTTCATTTTCAGCTATTTGTTGTGTCTTACATGTTGCTGCATACTAGGAATAAAATAGATAAGCTGAGTAGTGAATACGGGTTGGTCATGAATAAATATCTGACTCCCCTGTTTTTGTGTGATGTAATTCAATTGCACAGGAGTCACAAGGAACTCCTATCAGGATTTTTCAAGAGCTCAAGTTGCCGAGGAAAGATGTTGCATATACTGGGTACAGCCGTACAGGGATGATTACCCTTACAATACATGCGGAATTGAGAAACTTGCCAAGAAAGCTGGTCTTTATTTGATTGAGAAAGTAAACTATCGTCCTGGAAACTATCTGTTGTTCAGTAACCAGCGAGGCAGTCACATCAAGAGCTGGGGTGCACTTGGTTTTGGAGACTGCCCAGTGATCTTTAAGTTCTCACCAGTTAAGCCAATCTCTACATTGAATTGAATGTGACTCTGTGAGGCCTACTTGTACATTTATGGAATGGAAGCTTACAGTAGTATCTCAGAAAGCTGAGCGAATTGTAATCGTTAAACATACCTCACAACCATGGAAGTTGTGTTGcttcaaaactaaaaacaaattacACAGACCAAGTAATTTCCAGATTCTATTTGATCCACATCCTTTGTCTTTCGCCAGTGGCTTTTTTTCAAACACTGTTTTTTCAAGTTTATCAATCTCTCACTGAGACGAGCATTTTAGTCGCTGAAAGAATTATTCCAATGACTTCAAAGAATTGAGCAGTTTTCTCGTCACTGACAGGAGCCATGAGATGAGCATTTTCACTCTCCAGTGACTTCACAGTCTCAGTTCATTTCTCAACTGGCAATGCTTTTATCTCGGACATTTCTTTTCTGGAACCTGTACAGTTCCACTGCCAGGACAGTACAGTTCAATTggaattgaaacaaatttattgGAAATTGCAACATGGGAGAGACTCGAGAAAAGGATAATTCAGAGAGCAATAGAGAGAGTCCAACATCTTTTGATCATTGATCGTCATGACATGACTCCATTACAAAAGTGGACTCGCTAGTCACTGGGCAGGGCAGCAAAAgatagaaaaacaagaaaaaaaatggacTTGTTATCCTTCCACTGCCAGGAGAGGGAGGTGATCGCTGCTCTGTCAAACCAGCCTAACGCAGTACCCTCCGCTTCAGTGACCACACAGTCAAGGCCTACGCCAGAACCATGCAAATCAACTCCCAACTTGGAACGGGCAAGTCACGACGTCTTCAGGCATTTTAGAAGTATATATACATTTACCTTTATACGGTTTTGATCGATGTGGTCCTAAATCTGCTTCATTTGTTTACGAAAAtcgtcaaaaaaaaatgaaaaaacgccgttgccggggatcgaacccgggtcacccgcgtgacaggcgggaatacttaccactatactacaacgacTTGTTGTTCAAAAATGCTAAGTGTTCAAAGCAAATTTTACTTACGCTGGTAATCCTAGGCTTTGAACTTTGGCCACAAACGGCAAGTAAAATAACTGCAAACACCAACTCTTACCAACAATCTGACTTCTGGAATTTGCAAAAGCATATGAGATAAGTCCTAGATGTTTTAATAATTTAATACTCAATTTCCCTTTGGCTCATGACATTGTTTATGTCCAAATTTGAACCCAGACAAGTCCTAGTGAATTCTTTGAGTCCAAATTCGTACACCAAATCGGGGTGCAAATCGCTCAAATTTGGCTATTGGTGTAACACATGACGAAATGAGGAGAAGAGAAGCAATCTAGAAACCTTGAGGAACTTAACTATTCAATTATTCAATCCAATAACAGATGTTTGTCCTCTGACAAATACGCAAGTGCAAAGTGATGTTTGTCCTCTGACAAAACTTTGTATTAAAGATCAAATTCATTAACCTTGTAAATTATTAGACACTCCAGCAATATTTCCCCCATTTTGAACTTTATTAGTAATTAGATCTGATTGAGCAACAGCAAATGCAATACTGTTGCTCTTGCTATTTGGACCTGGAAAAGAAGAATGACAAAATAGTAAGCATCAAAATACTAGAGGTATACAGTAATTGGAGCTGTGTGACTTGCAAAATTACGGTCTCCGTGTTTGAGATATCAAACAGGGAGACTGCGTTTTAATCCAGCTCACACGTTAGAAGCTTGCCCTAGGTGCACACGCCTTCGCTGACTTTAGGTTTGACATGTTTTTGTTTAATATAAACcaaagctaagttttcaatataAGGATTTATGCGTATAACAACAAGAGTTCAGACTGAACAGGATAATACTTTTACTTAAGCAATGAAGAAAAACAACTAAGGAAACTACAAGAAAGTAAAATGATAAACCGCTAAGCAAGTGGGATGCCAGAGTACCTGAAGGTAAAATTTCTCCATCTTTAGGACAAGATGAGGTTTCTTTTCTTTCTATCTCAAGAGATTCTGATATCCTAGAAAGGATTAATCTTGGTGGATGATCGGTTTCAAGATTTTCATCTCCAGACAACTCAGCAGGAGGCTCAACCCCAACTTCATCAGCAATTACTAGCAGAACTTCTTTTATCAATCTTTCCCTTTCAGATGGTGACTCAGGTAGCGCCCTTCTCTCAAGGTACTCATACCGCGTAGCATCTCAGCAAGTCAAGGGTCACGCTACAGGAATGCTTACGAAAATCATAAACGTTATAAAATGCTGTCCAGTTAAAAAGAGGACACTCAGCAAGGAAAATATTAATAGGTAATAGACAAGGGATACTTGCATGCATAGTACTTGCATTTATGTATATAAGCTATAATAGTGGTGCCCTAGAAAAGGAGGGGGAATTAAGAGCGTCATTGTACTCATGCACCCATGTGGATAAGCCAGTATCTGTTACAATTTCATTTATTTATCATATTAAAGAAAAAACGTCATGAAGGATATTCTCTGTGCGATCCCTTCTCACTTGCTCGGTCAATCAGATTTCGCAACAGGGCAAGCTCTTTTTCAATCCACTGAAAACAATTTGTTCATGAGAGATGTACAACAACCAGACTAGCATATGCACTGCAAGATAAAAGTAACTGACAACTTAACGGGCACAAACCAAAATGGAAAAAGTTACCACCATGCATACTTCTAAACCAAAAAGCTTACATGATATGTGATATCCTGGTGCAGGACTCTGGCCTTCCCTTCAAGATCCCACTGCCGGAGAAAACTGTAATTGATCAACAAACAATTTTTTGCGTGAAAACATAAAAGTAGAAAGTTTTGGGTGACACTCATACCAGTTAGCAGTTTCACAACGAGCAATTTTTTTATACCACGGGATGGAACAACGCTAACATACAATCTAGTCAAGGACCAGGATCTTGAAAGTAACCAATTCAGAGTTTTACACGATTGGTATGCTATTATTTAGTTGCAACAATAACAGAGGTAATAAACTAATATGATTACTTAATTAGGATCTTCTTTAAGGAATCGTGAAAACATGGTTAGGAGATTAGAAAGATATAATGTCTATTTTTGGGAATTTTCAGACAGTATTCGCAAGTAAATTTAACAGGTGACATAGGGAAAGTTAGAACTTACAGTAGTGAGCCTCTTCACCTGACCGTCTTTCACACGTTGACGTAAATCCTCACACTCTTCCTGCAAACAACACAAAAGCAAGTTGACATGAAAATTCATTTTGTAAGTGATGGGGATCCCTTGGAACTAAAAATCTAGCACTTGCAACAGCTGAATTAATCAATAAGATCACACGAGAAGTAATTTCATGAAGCGAGAAATGCGCCAAGGACATCTCACATGCTATCTTTTTGGGACATATTATCACCTTGAATTTTCCTTGTCTTGGTCGAACCTGACAAGTCCATAAGCAGGGTTTTTCTGAGAAAATTTATTTGTGATAACTGtagtcaaccaaatctctaaataGTTCTCTACGACTGTCTCTGGGCTGTAAAGATTTATTTGCTGACAGAATTAAGCAGTGTCTTGGACAATAGGTCTGGAATAAGTGAAACATGAGATCCAACCAACTTGGAAGTCTACAGCAGTTGTTCTGTACTGTCATCTGGCCCAACAAAGTCTGTACAGCTGTTAACTTAATGTGGCAGGACAAGGAGGTTTCACCTCAGTGAAATCATCATCCGACAGCATGCAAATCTGGACACCGTCACTCCTATTTGAGAGTTGCAAGATAATTCCTGTACTACTGTCACATGTGTCCGAAGCCTTTTGTGTCCCTAAGGTACAGAAAATAACATATCAACATTAGCATATGCATGGGGATATAAACATTTGTTGGATATGGAATGTAAAATTCTAAGAGGGGGTTGTCTAGCAGTTGATAGTTCAATCCAGTTACCCAGCAGAACATCAACTTAATCAGTTAATTGTACTGTACTACTTCCTAACCATTATTTGACTACTCCAACAACCCCCATACTGCATGACCAAAATATTTTGAAGGGCAAATGGACTAACCTCTCACCTATTTCAAAGTACAAACACAGCTACTATCTACAAAGTTAATAATATAGCTTCTCAGTGTACCCCCAGTATGTCCCGTAATTGAAACTTACTAGATACTGCGCGACCAAAATATTGGGAAGGGCATGTGGACTAAGCTCTCACCTATTCAAATGGACAAACATAGCTACTATCTACAAAGTTATTATAACATCTACTGAATACATATTGTGTGGATATATCATGCGACTAATAAGATTTAGTATGTGCACCCTGATGGCAGAATTTAATTTCATTCAACATAGAACGTACACTATCATATACTGAGATGCAATTGGTGGTACCTGGGGGCATAATTTCAGCAGAAAAAATAGTGAATGAATGTCTAAATAGAGAGCAATCTAATCAGTAAATAAATCAACCTACCAGTAACTTGCATAAGCTGGTGCGAGTTTTTCTGGAGATAGTCATTAGGGTCTCCTTTGACCCTCACAGAGCTTCCAACCACTTTGCCATCGAAGGTATCAAGCTCCTTTGTTAGATTCTGAATGAAGCTCCTTTTCAAGTAAACCAACTTGATGTTTTGAGTTACTATAGAAGCAAGACAGCTATGCGGAGCCACCTTAATTCTAATTGTCCCATTTGTCTTGTCCAAGCCCCTCCTTTGCCTTTTGCAAGGATTTGAAGCACCTTCACTCTCTTCCAAGTTATCACCCAACCCATCCTCCTCTGATGAATCTTGGTATTCAAGTAAATGTGGTTCCAACAAGTCAAGAAACTTAGTACGGTTCACTGTGCTCTTCCCTAGAATAGAATGGAGTCTTTCATCACATACAACCCTTTTCTTCTTTACTCGATCAGTGAGCTGGTTTTTGGTTATATATTCGTTGATGATGTTGCTTACATCAATTAGAGAACAAGTTTGGCTTGGATCCTTGTCAATGGATATAAGAAATTCTATGAGACTTGTTGACCCCCACCCGATAAACTCCCTTTTCTTTCTTATTGTTCTTTTCATAGACTTCAATGCAGGACGTAGGACCCCATTGGAGGGATTCATTGACAGTGATGGTAGAACCCCAAAAATTATCTTCAAAATCGGCTGTTAAAGTTAATCCTCTTGATCAGCTTCAGAAAGTATCTctgaatcaaaaaaaattcttacgGCCCTCATTTTAACATTTGACCCTATTAAAATGGAAAACATTGGATGCACATAAGTAACTCTATCATCCTAGTTGGGAATTTCTAGATAGGGTGCTTGATAAAAAGATTTGCATGCTCAAAAAATGAGATAGAAATAACATTTTTAACATAACTTCCAGACTTATAACTGAACCCAAAATTGGAAGCTATATTGACTGACAATAACAGTAACCTCAATGTatcaacaacaacaccagcaACCTAGAAGAAAAATCCATTTCTAAATAACAGTAATAAATCAAACAACAAACACCTCCAAGCGAGCAACTAAAACCAAATACACCAAACTCATTGCCTCATTCAACGAAAAAGATAATGGAAAAATTCATAGCcttgaaattaagaaaatttgAATTGGATTAAAATTCTACCTTTAACCTTTAAGGGACAAAAAAAGAACCTTCCTCCAGAATAACTCAGAGAATCCCTCTAAAAATATCACGCAGAGTCAGAGCAATTGTTGTTTGCTCCGTTCCGAAGGTTATGTTAAGGTGAAAAGAACTTATTTATTTTATCGGTATCCTTCGTTTCAAGTTCAGGAAATATTAACAAAAGTACTCAAAATCTGTTAGACTTAAATGCCCTTTTGACCTTTTAGCATGGTTATGATTCCAATGAATGCTTTCGGTTGACTCATTTTTTACACCATGCTTGAATAAAGAATAAAGGTAATTTTATCCATTCTTTACTGGTACTTCTATTTCAAAAAGAACGACTTATTTTATGTATAAATTAAGTATGAAACAAGTCTATTCTTTTAAATCGAAGAGTAGCAAAGGCGGAGGCATGATGCGAGCGTCTTCCGATTTCAAGAAGTTCTTTCTTTTTTAGTCTTTGTTGTTGCCGCTCATTTAGCCAAAGATAATTTCTGTGTTATTGAACATCTATTTACCGTTGTTGTTGATACTTAACTTCCAAATGAATATGAACTTGTTTAATGACGGTGGTGGGCGTGAGAAACTTGTACATTCACGGTTCCCCTTGAGTTGCAGGAATTTGGTCTTCATTACTTCTTTATTTTCTCTCCAAAACGCTGAAGCTAAACCACAATCATCACCTGGTTCACTTTTCACTCTCTGTCACTCACCATCTTCCTTATGATATTGCACCACTTCTGTTCTAGTACACTGTTCACACAATTTTTGTTATACGTTCGAAGAGATGAAACTTAATGTTGCAATTTTATTCACCGATAAGTTTTATTTTCATTTGTAAGGGTGGAAGTTCCGGTGTTGCATCGAATTGTAAATCCACTAGCGTAAAATGCTTTTGGGAATCACGATTTTTAGACTATGTATATAGAAATGAACCCAAAATCTTTACATTCATACTTAACTTTTTCCCCCTAGCCTTTCTTACCTTTTTTTCTTCAAGAAACTTAAGAAACTTAACAATAGAAATAAATATAGGGATTCATTTGCATTGTAGTATTGAAATCAAATTAAAGGAAATATGTACTGAAATTAAAACTTAATTGATTTAAATACTTGAAATTCCATTGATTCAACTACCTCAAATTACACTGACTTaactaattcaaatttcattgatTCAACTGCTTCAATTAAAAAACATAATTAAAACTACATAATTCAAATGACGACAAACATTAAAATTACTAGAACCTCAAAAGTTTCCATCAAAATTTTTAAGAGGATAACCATGTTTTTCTAAAATCCTATTTTGCTTATCCAATATAAATTGCTTCTTCCAATCGACCAATGTCTCAACCTTTACGTCCAATAGTTCGAGTTCGTGTTTTTTCAGTGCTAACTACATGGATTATGAAATGAAGAGGGTACccagtacaccacaatcttttcgatatcaacctatgcaAGACAAAACTTGTGTAATTTAATATAAGAAagaattgtcaaggaatcactTAAACAAGATGTAAACTTTGTATATAGCGTAAGTTCAAATCCAAACCAATCTGtgggatcaaaccaagtgttgatTAATGTACtattgtatttactttaattataaagacaaagcagtataatgtggaagtaaagtaaataacacgatacaaaatatttttttaGCGAGGAAAATTGCAAGGTAGGAAAAACCCGGGACCCAGTTCATAATTAAGTCGATATACAAATTGATTGC includes these proteins:
- the LOC113343335 gene encoding uncharacterized protein At5g08430-like — encoded protein: MNPSNGVLRPALKSMKRTIRKKREFIGWGSTSLIEFLISIDKDPSQTCSLIDVSNIINEYITKNQLTDRVKKKRVVCDERLHSILGKSTVNRTKFLDLLEPHLLEYQDSSEEDGLGDNLEESEGASNPCKRQRRGLDKTNGTIRIKVAPHSCLASIVTQNIKLVYLKRSFIQNLTKELDTFDGKVVGSSVRVKGDPNDYLQKNSHQLMQVTGTQKASDTCDSSTGIILQLSNRSDGVQICMLSDDDFTEVKPPCPATLNLLSKTLLNSEECEDLRQRVKDGQVKRLTTWDLEGKARVLHQDITYHWIEKELALLRNLIDRASEKGSHREYPS